GGTTTATTCAACGGAGCCTGTCTACAGATTGGGCCTTCTCACTATGTATGACCAGTACCTCTCAAGAAAGGTGAAATTCCATGCTGGTTTATTTGGTTTTGTTGTTAGGAGGAATAAATTTTTGTGATTATTGGTTTATAGGATGTTGGATATCCCATATCCTTATCTGTGTGCTTGCCTTTTATTTGGCTAGatagaatttgaaaaaaaagggtGTTATATAACTGGATGGTTAGGTTGAGGTATCTTGTTCTTTTGTAGCAAGTGTCGGAGTTCGATCTGTTCACGCTGGATGATATTGATTCTTCTTTCCAGAGTGTAACGAGGCTAACATATTCTCAGAATCATCATTTCTCAGGTAGGCCTTTGAACAATTGTTGTAATGTGATGCATTGAAGTGGTGGTACGCATTTTGTTTAACTCCACTCTGTCACCTCCGTATTCTCTCTTCTTTCGTCCCACCGTtctctttttatataatataggcTAGTTTCTGAACCATAATCCCATTCAAACCTTTATTTgttgaaatgaaattaaaggCCATTAGGAAATCCAAAGTTCCCTGCAAACTGAAACCCTTTAACTGGGCAGCAGCTCACTTTGAAGTTAGGGGTATTTCTCATAAGGGAGCCAAAAATGATCAATGATGAAGCTGTTGTTAGCGTAATCTTTTATGTTTACCTCCGTATTCTCTTATCGCCTTTCATGGTTATTTGGTAAATAGAAAGGGCCCTGAATAATAACAACTTCACATATTATCAGTGTCTAGTGTCTAGAATATTTTGCATGAGCAATAGAAGATTTTTGTTAACGactagaaaaaaatgatttgaaattttAGTTGATTTTTGAATGCACctcaatttcaaatattttggagctttgaattgaaataaattttgaatccaCTAATTGATAGTATgctgtttaaaattttattttcagaaaatgaataCACATTTTTGTAGTAAAAGTTTACTGATTTACACTATGTGAAGTATTTATCCATATTGCAGAAGTTAGAATATACGGTAATTGATGTTACAAAATTAAAGTATGCATTatcaattcataaaattaaagttttgatGTGAGAcaaaaaattgacaacacttGTATGAAATAGGGCATCGTCACCCCAACCTCCCATGTAATCTTCTCAACcaatgttgtttaattttttagagtACCTATCTGATTCTGATATGCCTTCATGTTTCACTACTTAATATCCCCTCATTTTGGTTGTGTTATTTTaattggaattttaatttttaaccacTTTTAGGCAAGGGAGAAGGAATCGTGATTGCACCTCATGTTGCTGGACATCTTTTGGGAGGTACTATTTGGAAAATTACAAAGGATGGCGAGGATGTCATATATGCTGTTGATTTTAATCATAGGAAAGAAAGGTAAATTGCCCATGGctaaatttatcttatatatcTTTAGAGACCAAAAAGGAAACTACTTATCAATCTAATTTTTATTAGGCATTTGAATGGAACTGTTCTAGGTTCTTTTGTGCGTCCAGCTGTTCTAATAACTGATGCTTACAATGCTTTGAACAATCAGCCTTACAGACGTCAAAATGACAAAGAATTTGGAGGTAACCATCTTTTTAATCTTGTAATTGCAGCACCGTCACATAACTAAGATGGGTTTTCTCAGTTTTTGCTTCTTAATAGCTGTTAAGAGAAAACTGAAATATTTTATGCTTAGTACATTCACTGATGAGGCAAGCATATACTTTAATCTTAatcaagaaatgaaaaataaactgTTTAGGATTTATGTGCTTTGGCTATTCTGATCATATATTTTGTTGATTATTTAGATATCTTAAAGAAGACTCTAAGGGAAGGTGGCAATGTATTATTACCTGTTGACACTGTTGGACGAGTGTTGGAACTTATTCTGATGTTGGAATCGGTCAGTACAAGaaatatgtttatattctcGTTCTCCCTTTTTTCCGTACAGTATATGCGTGAGTTAATATCAGATCTTGTTTTTTGCAGTATTGGACTGATGAAAACTTGAACTATCCTATATACTTTCTTACATATGTTGCATCCAGCACAATTGATTATGTGAAGAGTTTCCTTGAGTGGATGAGTGATACCATAGCAAAGTCTTTCGAAAAAACTCgtgaaaatatatttcttttgaagTAAGTGGTCTCATCCTTAACTTACAGTTGGAGTAAGATATTCATATGCCAattgtttatttatatgttgTTTTGGTTCTCAGGAATGCTATTAACACCTACTTACTGTTGGCATGTTAAACCTATGATTACTTTAGGTTTCTTGAGATATCTATAGTAAAGGTTTTGTTCAATAATgagtaaaaattgaaaaatgagcTTTCAAAGCCTATCGTTTGTCACGGTTTAAGTTAGCAAACAAATCAATAATATCTTGTTATGATTATGATTGCTAATGTTATCTTGTGTCTAAAACTCGACTGCAATGCTTTTACCTGTAGGTATGTCACCCTTCTTATTAACAAGACTGAGCTTGACAATGCTCCAGATGGTCCAAAGGTTGAATAATTTGTATGCTTATTTTTCATCAGACTAACTTCCTTACTGATTCTGACACATGTACCTTTCATAGGTTGTTCTAGCATCTATGGCAAGTTTGGAAGCAGGCTTTTCTCATGAGATATTTGTTGAGTGGGCCAATGATGTAAAAAATCTCGTCCTTTTTACTGAAAGAGGCCAGGTATATTCTTTAGaaaaatttctttttcctttctgtCTTTCAGTATTCATGTGAATCAGTATAAATTATAGCACACTTCTCTACGTTAATCTGCTAAGTTATTAATGTCTTCTTTTTTAGTGTTGATGCCACAGTTGCATTTGCATTTCGAGTTTCAATATGAACATTGTTTTAGCTTTTCCTGAGGCACCAAAGATTAAATGAGTGAGGGAATGGATGTGCTTATGTTTGCAGTTGCTAGTTACTGTATTCTTCAATAAAATATTCACCTTTGCATTTATTGATGACCTACTTTGATACTGGTCCTTGTGAATATAACGTAATGTTGTTTATAAGTTGTTTCTAAAGTAATGTGGCATGGGCATTGATTTTTCTGTTGTGAAAATAGCACAGCAAATTCAAACTTTTGGAATGGAGCTTCTTCTGTTGGTTATTGGATAGTGctcgagttttttttttggttagcaaagataaatatatatattagacaAGAATctaagtaccagaggtaccgTGATTACAAGGATAGTGCTCGAGTTTAATTCTTAGTCTTACCTacttgtaaattgtaatatacCTTGGCTTGTTCTCTCTCGTCTTTGCTAATATAACATTTGTGACTATTGGAGTATTGTAAAGGACCTGCAGTTATTCTACTGTATGTCTATGCTTCCTCTCCACCACTCCATTTTGGTGATGAGTATGTGGACATATCAACCTATGATTTATGCCAAGTTTAGCTAGAAAAGGGGCAATAGGTCTGAACTCTCCTCCCCAATCAGTTTGAAGACTCTTAATTTTGGCATTAAACTGAAGTTCTACCATAGCTTTGAACTGTtgaaaaatactaaaagtttCAGATTTGCTCTTTTAAGAGATAAATCCAAGTGTATTTAGAGAAAGCATCAACAAATGTTATGTAATACAAGTAGCCATTGGTAGAAATAACATGAGAGGGACCCCAAAGGTCACCAAAAATCAACTCTAAAGGAGCAGAATAGACAGTATTGGACAGAGAAGGAAGTCTATGAGACTTATCTACACAGCAAGATGCACAGAAATCCACAGCATTTTGATTGAAAAGAGGTATATTACATTGCTGTAGTACAAGTTTCATTACATAGAAATTTGGATGGCCAAGTCTAGCATGCCATAGGTTGCTGGACTTGGGTTCCATAGATGCAACAGAAATAGAACAATTAGGAAAAACAGAATTAGAATTGCTAGAATTAGAAACAAAACATGAAGCTGAAGACTTGACTGGGAAGCTTTGAAGCTTTAAAGTGGGAAAGGAGTAGAGTCCATCAGGTCCAATAGAGCCTTGAAGCAGGATCTCATTGGAAACCTGAGATTTAACAACACAAAAATGTGAGTGAAACTCGAAGTAAACTTGATTATTTCTTGCAAATTTACTTACACTTGTGAGATTCTTAGTAATAGAGGGCACATGTAAAAGCTGATCAAGAGATAGAGAAACATTAATTAGAATTATGAGGAGAAATGAGATAAGAAGAACCAATAGACTGAAAGTTCAAACATTGACCATTTCCAATGAAAATTTAGTCTGGACTCAAGACCATCAAAAGGGGCTAGTTGCTGGATATTTTGAGATTCTCCTGTAACATGAAAAGATGTTCCAGAGTCAGGAATCCAATTAGAATTGTTGGACCGAGAATCCGTGTTTGTCAACATAGCACTAGGTTGATGAGAATTGGAGGCTTTATAGCTGTTAGGATTTACCCAAACATTTGAGGGATGAGGACTGGTAGTGTTCTGTTTGGAACTAACATTCAAACCAGAATAATTCTGAGATGATGACTAATAACTCTGAGTTGATTGGTTTGGAGGTGGGGTAAAAGGATCATAAGTGTCAGATTAGGGTTTGGTTAATATTTTTGATTATATCGATAGTGGCAATGAGAAACAGTATGTCCATACTTGAAGCAAACCTGACACTGAAAGTTTGCAAAGTGACCGCTACCGCCACGAGCACCACCGTGCCGGCCACCGCGACTGTGGTCACCTCCACGACCAAAACCACCTCGCAATGCAAAATTTTCTGATTCTGGTTGCTGAAACTTGTTTTGAGCAGGGTATGAATCAGCTCCATACGCATGAGTTAAATTGACAGATGGTGGATCAAACCATTCATCAAACTTGTGAAGTTGAGCTTCGTGAGCTAAGAGAAGTGCCTCAACTTCTGCAATAGGAAGCAGTTTGAATTTGCTTTCAATTACAAAGATGACTGAACTGAACCTCAAGGAAGACCTTCGAGCAAAGCATCCATGTGTTCTTGAGGAGAAATCGGGATTCCAACTGATGCTAATGCATTTGCGATCTCTTGAACCTTGAGAAGAAAGGCATGCATCGATCTATCCTTTAGTGAAACAGATCGCAACTCAGTATGTAGTTGCCGTGCTTGAGCTCGTGTTTGTTTGGTGAAATATTTATGAATGTTGTCCCATTCTTGATACGAGTGGACTCTTCCCAAACAACGCGACAGGATTGACTTCGAGAGCATCGATTGTAGCCATGTGAGAAGGATTTGACCTGTTGCTCCCACGGCTCATCTGTCGGATTCTCATGTCTGACTTCATCGATCAACATCAGAGGGGAACCTTGGCGGAATCATCAGATTCACTACGAAACGTTGAAGCTGGTGTGATTTCATCACTGGTTCAATTTGCTGTCGCCACAGCaaaaaatttgaatcatcaAGTTTTTCCCCAATCGAATTAGGGAATGCAGAAGAGGAGGGAAAAGGATTATGTGAATCTGCCATTGTTGGATCGAACTTTGATACCATAATAGAAAAGATAGAAGGGAAAAGAAAGGGGAGAAGAATTAGTTTCATTAACCCAATGAATCAATGGTTACAATCCTGTATTTATAGACTAGTTAGTTAAAACAGCCAACTAACTTTAACTGACTGACTAACTCTTAACCAACACTAAACTAACCAAGCTAACCTAACTCAGGTCATAAACTACCCAGGACTGCAGTAGAATAACTGCAGGTCCTTTACAATAATCCAATAGTAACCAAAACATCCCTTTCTTTGTACCCGTTTGGATATATCTTTTCATTATAGCATTTAATGCTGCTAATTTTCAATCGTTTGtcttttgttattgttgtgttttttaaatTCTAGCTTAGACTGTTGTATCTTCTCTCCTATTAGCCTTACAGAATattgtttcaaatttattttcataaaaatatgctCTATGTTTGTGCTAATAATGCTTGATTTCTTTTTTGAGCAATGAGAATGGACAAAAGATCATTGgtcatgtaatatttttatctatggCGTATTTTCTTTAACTGCTTAAATTTGATGTTTGCTATCATTTGTTTCAACTGATCCTCATGTGTTTGGATACGTAGTTTGCCACACTAGCTCGTATGCTTCAAGCTGATCCACCTCCAAAAGCTGTCAAAGTCGTTGTGTCCAAGCGTGTTGCTTTGGTTGGTGAAGAGCTAATAGCCTATGAAGAAGAGCAAAAtcgaataaaaaaagaagctttAAAAGCTAGTCttatgaaggaggaagaatttAAAACATCTCATGGGGCTGATAATAATACTAGTGATTCAATGGTCATTGATTCTGGCAATAATCATGTACCACCTGAAGGTATGAGTTGTATAAATTTAGTACtgttttgttaaatataattaggTAATCAGAATTATCCATTTCAGATTCGTGTTATAAATACCTTTTCTCCATAACTTTCTCATTTTGAGTTGTGTCATgtatatttgaaaatttctaaaattatagAAATGGACATTTTGTCTTCAACTGGTTTTGTGTCTTGAGAAGTACTGGAcattttgagttttaaaataaaagactacCATTTCAACCACATCAAACAACATTGAACTGTCTTTGGAACATCATTCATCTTTTTATGAACTTTCTAATGTGACATTactatttaatataaatcatgtcctatttaccttaaaacatgatgtttttttttttcaagatatgcATATTCACAGACAAAACCATACCCTTATctgagttttaaaataaaaggctaCCATTTCAACCACATCAAACAACATTGGATTGTCTTTGGAACATTATTCATCTTTTGATGAACTTTCTAATATGACATTactatttaatttgtatttaatataaatcatgTCATATTTACCTTAAATAAACAGATCAGGAGTATGGGTTTGTCTGTGGATATGCATATCTTAGAATCTTTTTTCcatgttttattagtttttacaaTTTTGATAAAGTTCCTTCACTAATTCGACTTGCACTTGCAGTGTCTGGTCCCAGAGGCGGAGGATACCGGGACATATTTATTGATGGATTTGTTCCCCCTTTGACAAGTGTTGCTCCAATGTTTCCCTGTTATGAGAATACATCAGAGTGGGATGATTTTGGAGAGGTCATAAATCCAGATGATTATGTAATTAAGGATGAAGACATGGACCAGACAGCAATGCATGTAAGTTTCTTTTTCTCCAACCTATCACTAGGTTTCTGTACTTAGTTTGGTAGTTTGGGGGATGGTTTTTGTAGCACGGGTTAGGTAGCAGGGTGCTGTGGTGCTAGCTTTGTTCCTACCAATAACCATAGGAACCAGCTGGCCCCTAAAATACTGTAACtttagtaccactggtactcattattaatatatattatctatgtttgctgagcaaaaaaaaaaatacctttcttttttcaaaaaatctacCTTAGTGTTTATATCAGGTTTGCATTCTGAATTAGAACTTATAAGTTTCAATGGATGCAATATAACGAATTTACTTATTCGAAAGTATGTTCATACTTGCCAAACATAAAGTCAATTATATTAATGGAtcacaaaacagaaagaaacTTTATAAAGGAAAAGCTATGATACAAGAATATTAAGCTTAGTAACTTGTGGTTTATTTTACATTTGGCTTGGTTACTTCTATGTTTTTAACTCTTCTTTCATTAACATTTGGATGGCATGTAACAGATCCTGCTTCTAAGTGAAATATTTTCTTACATGTCATTTAAGAGTTCTGATTTAGAGGAATGGAGAATTTTGCTGGCATCTATACTTCAACTCtatgttattaataataatcCTTGATtatcatttttcctattttctaTCAGGGAGGTGATATAAATGGAAAACTAGATGAAGGTGCTGCAAGTTTGATACTCGATACAAAGCCATCAAAAGTTGTATCTGACGAAAGGACTGTAAGTAgcagtatttatttattatattttaatgtttctGCTTCTTCTGAAtagtaaatttatataattgtgtTTCAGAAATTGATTAGAGGAAccaaggttaatttttttatttgttacctTTTCCATTTTTGCACGTTGAATGCCATTAAATTTCATGATTTTACCAAAGATTTTAAATCTatcttttcttgaaattttacAAAAGATGATATTATGTCTGTTTTTGCTGCAGTCATAGTAATCCTGCTACTGAATTGTTCCTCAAACCTATTATTTATTCCTTAGATACTTGTATGTGTCTTTGTTCTAAGTTTGTCTCACAGGcatcttatgttttttttcctataataaATCAAGCAAAATATAGATGTAATTGGTTAGAGTTGGTACCACTTTCTTGTAtgcattttgaattttatcatgCTCTTCAGCTCTTGTGATTCACCCCTCTTAATTTGGCTGTGAAACGCATCAGATAGGGAGCATTATTGTGGATGTGGAATCTTCTTTTAATTACTGATGTACAGATGCATTTCTTGTGTTTCTAAATATCTAGTGTTCATCAGTCTACTTGTATAAATCTTAAATCTGCTGAATTTACATATCATGGTGTAAGGTGTTGACATTATTTTTGTCCAGGTGCAAGTCAGGTGCTCATTGGTTTACATGGATTTTGAAGGACGTTCAGATGGAAGATCCATTAAAAATATTCTATCTCATGTGGCTCCCTTGAAGCTGGTATGGATCTCATTGGTGCTTTTCAGTTAATTGAAGCACATCATTAAATCTTCTGTTAATTATATTTGGAtgttcatcatttttcaaatgGAACAGCTTCAATTAGGTAGTTCATCTTGCCACCTTTTAATACCATGGTATCTTAACAAAGCAATACTTTGACCAGGGCTACAATTGAGTTGTGGCAAGGAATTTGGATATTAGCTGGTTAATGTTATGTTGGATAGGTAAAGGAGCtggaaaatatatatgtaaattgtGGGCTTACTTGATGGGTTTTTGTGGGTGGGAAAGCTGAATAAACTCAAGGCTGTTGTAATGTTTGGAAGGGTAGGTATCAAAGGCAATTTCATGGTTTGAGGTTGAACCGTTTTGAGACAAGTGTGAAGAACAATCAAATAAGAGTTTATTTCCAACGTAGCCCAGGTTACATTGATTGCCTTCTAAAAACCTTGAATTTGAGTCTCCCTTTTTGGCCATAGGTGAGTCGTCCAACTCCCT
The Glycine max cultivar Williams 82 chromosome 16, Glycine_max_v4.0, whole genome shotgun sequence genome window above contains:
- the LOC100796817 gene encoding cleavage and polyadenylation specificity factor subunit 2; translated protein: MGTSVQVTPLCGVYNENPLSYLVSIDGFNFLVDCGWNDHFDPSLLQPLARVASTIDAVLLSHADTLHLGALPYAMKQLGLSAPVYSTEPVYRLGLLTMYDQYLSRKQVSEFDLFTLDDIDSSFQSVTRLTYSQNHHFSGKGEGIVIAPHVAGHLLGGTIWKITKDGEDVIYAVDFNHRKERHLNGTVLGSFVRPAVLITDAYNALNNQPYRRQNDKEFGDILKKTLREGGNVLLPVDTVGRVLELILMLESYWTDENLNYPIYFLTYVASSTIDYVKSFLEWMSDTIAKSFEKTRENIFLLKYVTLLINKTELDNAPDGPKVVLASMASLEAGFSHEIFVEWANDVKNLVLFTERGQFATLARMLQADPPPKAVKVVVSKRVALVGEELIAYEEEQNRIKKEALKASLMKEEEFKTSHGADNNTSDSMVIDSGNNHVPPEVSGPRGGGYRDIFIDGFVPPLTSVAPMFPCYENTSEWDDFGEVINPDDYVIKDEDMDQTAMHGGDINGKLDEGAASLILDTKPSKVVSDERTVQVRCSLVYMDFEGRSDGRSIKNILSHVAPLKLVLVHGSAEATEHLKQHCLKHVCPHVYAPQLEETIDVTSDLCAYKVLLSEKLMSNVLFKKLGDYELAWVDAVVGKTENDPLSLLPVSGAAPPHKSVLVGDLKLADIKQFLSSKGVQVEFAGGALRCGEYVTLRKVGDASQKGGGSGAQQIVIEGPLCEDYYKIRDYLYSQFYLL